In Candidatus Zixiibacteriota bacterium, the DNA window TTCAACGAGCCGATCTCCGATCAGGTGCGCTCGATCCTCGACGGCCACGTCACCCTCTCGCGCAAGCTCGCGCACCGCAAACATTATCCGGCTGTCGATATCCTGCAGTCGGTTTCGCGCGTGATGGTGAATATCGTCACGCCGCAACATCGCGATTCCGCCGGCGAGGCGCGCAAGCTGCAGGCCGTGCATTCGGAGAATGAAGACTTGATTAACATCGGCGCCTACGTCAAGGGCTCGTCCACCGAGATCGACACCGCCATCGCCAAGGTGCCGCAGATCAACGAATTCTTGCAGCAGGACATCGCGGCGCCGCGCACCAACTTCGCCGCCGACCTGCAACACTTGGAGAAGATCGTCGCCAATGAAAAAGTTTCAGTTCCGCCTGCAGAAGCTGCTGCAACTGCGAACGCATAAGAAAGTCGAGCGGCAGAAGGAACTCGCCAAGGCCGAGCGCGTCCGGCGGATGGAGGAGGCACACTTGGCGCTGCTCGAACAGCGTCTGCGCGACGAAATTGCCGACCTCGCGCCGCTCAAGGTCGACCGCCTCGATGTGCGCCGCCTGACCAACTCGATCTATTTCCAGCACCGCCTCAATACCAACATGGCCAGCCAGCGCAAGGCAATCGCCACGGCGCAACGGCAGGAGGCGATCAAACGCAAGCACCTGATCGATGCCGCCCGCGCCGAGAAGG includes these proteins:
- a CDS encoding flagellar FliJ family protein, whose protein sequence is MKKFQFRLQKLLQLRTHKKVERQKELAKAERVRRMEEAHLALLEQRLRDEIADLAPLKVDRLDVRRLTNSIYFQHRLNTNMASQRKAIATAQRQEAIKRKHLIDAARAEKVFIRLKEKQQERYLAELDQHIQKEIDEIAQNTFLQRAAKGSRQSPR